Genomic segment of Etheostoma spectabile isolate EspeVRDwgs_2016 unplaced genomic scaffold, UIUC_Espe_1.0 scaffold00009542, whole genome shotgun sequence:
ATGAAGCACGTTGGGCTGCATGTTTGTATCAAAGatgatgtataaataaagttaagTAGAGTAGTCCTGTAATCCGATTACTTGTGTTTCACAGTGTTGTGGAGAAACTAACTCCTGCTGCCCAGGTCAGTCCAGGATCTCGGACTCGTTGCTCTGATTGTATTTGACTGGTTTGTTCCTACAGTGTTACGTTGgggtttgtattttttgttgttgtgtgtgtgcgtctcctTCTTCTCAGAATcttaaaggacaccaattttctctgtgagtgaataatgtatcgtaaataaatacattttcttccttaaaatacaggggcataagtatattatgtatatatataagtacatatattatgcccctgtattttaaggagaaacatttatttatgatacattattcataaaAATAATGGTGTCCCTAAAGGTTggatttctctttttaattaaggcattaagatccatttccaaaagatttatttttttaattcctctttttagtcaacttcagcatggacTCCTAAACTTATGCATACCACTTCATGCATGTATACCTACAAACGTAGGCCAAGTATGAGCCATATTGACACAGAAAGAGTTTTCCGGCATTTTAAGgacacagcagacctacaatgaaattgtaattgcactgctttgaacatagtaagaaccttcttcatcacaaacctgatgcagtacttgatccacatggatccacttgctgtccctctggcggTTCCTCTCTGCCCCTGtatgttttcttcctcctcaccctcttcttcatcctcctcatcctcactTTCATCTCATGCCCTCTCTCCTAACTCCCCcgactcctctggctctccctcctcctgctcTTCAATCCCTAAATTTGTTTCTCTcgctgctgtttttctcactttatttgtgattagaagaaaaaactattataactattggaagaaaaaaacatacaagcATGCATTACATTTatgaattagattagattagattagattcaactttattgtcattaaacgggtacaaggcaacaaaatacagtctgggtctaaccagaagtctaatagcagcaggtgcaggatatacactggttccataagtgcaggacatggatatgtactgaataaatatagaaataaataccattttaaacagaattttacacaTACAATTGTCCTatgaatgtaatataatatatagataactagtattgtttacaagatttacagctggatatgtactaaatataaaatacaggtggatattactataaaacctgtcgattactttacacaaatgtaTTTGTAGCAATGCAACAACCCAAGACGGATGGAGTTACGTGTTAACATCACAACGTTGTGTAGACCTAGCACGGATTCTGACATTTGGACATCTGCATCTACATGTTTGTTTAGATATGATTAAGACATTTTGTAACTTGATCTCGTGCTCGGTGTGAGGAACAACAGGAACATGGTTACAGTAGGTGCAAGAACAACAAGTCACTTGCGAGATGAAATGGTTTCTCTCACCTTGGGTTCTTGCAACAGGAGAAATTGGAGCTTCTCTCTCCACCGAGCAGCACCACATGTGGGCGTGGCAGGGCACAATATTTGGGTGCGTCGCTCTAATTTACCCGTGTAGAATGTTGCGTCGCACATTAGTTCCTTGCTTTAAatcaaaagaaatatttttttatgtggtCATCATGGGAGGaggcacacatatacacaacaaaaatacaaactgcTACATAACAAGAGTCTACCTTTGTCTCCTTTAGGTCCCTGTCCTCCTGGTTGGACTCAGTTCGGCTCTCGctgtttcagtttcaacttcCAGGGAAAGAGTTGGATCGATGCCGAGGTGCAGCAGTACTATCCAGACTGTCCTGACCTATATTTAGATTTCTAGTGGTCATGGTAGTTATGACAGGAGATAAAAATGACTATGGCCACAACTTCTGGGACTGTTTTGGTGGGGATTTAAGTCTCTAAAAGTAGTAATACTCTGTTAcagtacaagtcctgcattgtTCAAAGGTCTGTCAGTATTATAATGAGATGTCCTGAGATTGCATGTCGGTCATCTCGTGATtaggtttatatttttttcttaaatgattTTAACCTGTTATATTGTCTCCATAAGAACTTCTGCAAGGCCGCCGGTGGACATCTGGCTTCAGTCCACTCAGAAGAGGAACAGGTGTTCCTCAAAACCTTCATTAACCAAGTGAGCGGTGAATACAAACGGACCTGGATCGGAGGCTTTGACTCAGTGCAGGTGAGACTTTAATCAtcacaggaagtgatgtcactCGTCTCTGAGctattgagaaaataaaatttgatgaaagaaattaacagaaagaggaaaatgactaaatgaaacagaaaaaggaTCCTCTTCTGATTTTCCTTTGAACCGATCTTTCTCCTCAGGAGGGCGTGTGGATGTGGTCTGACGGATCCACATTAGACTTCAAACGCTGGAATAAGGGGGAGCCTAACAACCACGGTGGAAAGGAGCACTGTCTTGAGATGGTGCATGagggtaaaaaacaacaacatatgaaacatattgtcttttaaataaacatgatgATCCAAAGATGATCTCTAAACCTATAGCAGGTGGTCATATGTTCCAGTCTGAAagataaaatgttaaaactcTTAAATCTCTCTCTACAGGAATGAACTGGAACGACCAGTCATGCGCCGACAAATTTCCTTTCCTGTGCTCCAAGAGCctgtgagccccccccccatcatgaTCTCTCTACAGCTCATCTCTAATCTCCGCTCACACACTCACTTCTCACGTCATCCAACGGTTCTCATTTGGGTTTTAACATCAGAAACAA
This window contains:
- the LOC116679140 gene encoding galactose-specific lectin nattectin-like, producing MASGFLISALLCLSIGLSAASCCGETNSCCPGPCPPGWTQFGSRCFSFNFQGKSWIDAENFCKAAGGHLASVHSEEEQVFLKTFINQVSGEYKRTWIGGFDSVQEGVWMWSDGSTLDFKRWNKGEPNNHGGKEHCLEMVHEGKKQQHMKHIVF